A genome region from Ahaetulla prasina isolate Xishuangbanna chromosome 8, ASM2864084v1, whole genome shotgun sequence includes the following:
- the PCDH7 gene encoding protocadherin-7 isoform X5 → MWKMPALLGLVQPRYCYRCCRCCCWFLLLLSPPFWISLAAAKQVLRYRLAEEGPADIRIGNVASDLGIVTGSGEVTFSLESGSEYLKIDNMTGELSTTERRIDREKLPQCQMIFDENECFLDFEVSVIGPSQSWVDLFEGRVIILDINDNTPTFPSPVLTLTVEENRPVGTLYLLPTATDRDFGRNGIDRYELLQEPGGDAGRRGAGAPAAASATDGALYPGGGKRRLETDGQARSSVFELQVADTPDGEKQPQLIVKGALDREQRDSYELSLRVRDGGEPARSSQAILRVLITDVNDNSPRFEKSVYEADLAENSSPGTPILQLRAADADAGVNGQIEYVFGAATESVRRLLRLDESSGWLSVLHRIDREEVSQLRFTVMARDRGQPPKNDKATVVLTIRDENDNVPTIDIRKIGRIPLRDGVASVAEDVLVDTPIALVQVSDRDEGENGVVTCTVVGDVPFQLKPASEGEGEPQNKRKYFLHTSAPLDYEALRDYNVVIVAVDSGSPSLSSNNSLLVRVADTNDNPPIFSQPVLEVPFPENNAPGERVATVLATDADSGKNAELAYSLEPSPLAAEAPPGLFTIDPDSGDVRVQAVLDREQRDTYEFQVTARDKGLPSLQGSALVVVRVADRNDNEPRFMQDVFTFYVKENLQPNSPVGMVTVMDADKGRNAQLTLAIQPGAQEPGSGAADPGIFSIENDTGTIYSTVSFDRELQTSYTFRVKAVDGGEPALSATATVSLFVMDENDNAPTVTSPANSSISLLPPSSVPRYVVATVQARDADAGQNAELTYNLVGGNPFKLFEIDPSSGVVSLVAKLAPKHYGLHRLVVQVNDSGQPAQATTALLHVFVNESLANASAVESQVARSLHTPLGRDIAGDPSYELSKQRLSIVVGVVAGVMAVVLLILVVVLARYCRSKGKHGGYEAGKKDHEDFFTPQPHDKAKKPKKDRKGKKGGGKQPLYSSIVTVEASKPNGQRYDSVHEKLSAADSPALSRYRSVNGGPGSPDLARHYKSSSPLPTVQLHPQSPTAGKKHQAVQDLPPANTFVGAGDNISIGSDHCSEYSCQASSKYSKQPFRRVTFSVVSQPQDPHQGSLQSCYDSGLEESETPSSKSSSGPRLGALPLPEDNYERTTPDGSVGEAEHMENVQVVLDFRPFI, encoded by the coding sequence ATGTGGAAGATGCCGGCGCTTCTGGGTTTGGTGCAACCTCGCTACTGCTACCGCTGCTGCCGTTGCTGCTGCTGGTTCCTGCTGCTGTTGTCGCCGCCGTTTTGGATCAGCCTGGCGGCCGCCAAGCAAGTCTTGAGATACCGCTTAGCCGAAGAAGGACCGGCCGATATCCGGATCGGGAATGTGGCTTCGGATCTCGGCATCGTCACCGGCTCGGGCGAGGTAACGTTCAGCTTGGAATCCGGCTCGGAATACTTGAAGATCGACAACATGACGGGCGAGCTGAGCACCACGGAGCGGCGCATCGACCGCGAGAAGCTGCCGCAGTGTCAAATGATTTTCGACGAGAACGAATGCTTCCTGGACTTCGAGGTGTCGGTGATCGGGCCCTCGCAGAGCTGGGTCGACCTCTTCGAGGGTCGGGTCATCATCCTGGACATCAATGACAACACGCCGACTTTCCCTTCCCCGGTGTTGACCCTCACCGTCGAGGAGAACCGTCCGGTGGGCACCCTCTACCTGCTCCCTACCGCCACCGACCGCGACTTCGGGCGCAACGGCATCGATCGTTACGAACTGCTCCAGGAGCCCGGCGGGGACGCCGGCAGGCGAGGCGCCGGGGCCCCCGCCGCCGCTTCCGCCACCGACGGGGCCCTCTATCCCGGCGGAGGCAAGCGGAGGCTAGAGACAGACGGCCAGGCTCGGAGTAGCGTCTTCGAGCTGCAGGTGGCCGACACGCCGGACGGCGAGAAACAGCCGCAGCTGATCGTCAAAGGGGCTTTGGATCGCGAGCAGAGGGACTCTTACGAGCTCAGCTTGCGGGTGAGGGACGGGGGCGAGCCGGCGCGCTCCTCGCAGGCCATCCTCCGCGTGCTGATTACCGACGTGAACGACAACAGCCCCCGCTTCGAGAAGAGCGTCTACGAGGCGGACCTGGCGGAGAACAGCAGCCCGGGCACGCCGATCCTCCAGCTGCGGGCGGCCGACGCCGACGCCGGGGTCAACGGCCAGATCGAGTATGTCTTCGGGGCGGCCACCGAGTCGGTGAGGCGCCTGCTGCGCCTGGACGAGTCGTCGGGCTGGCTCAGCGTCCTGCACCGCATCGACCGCGAGGAGGTGAGCCAGCTGCGCTTCACCGTCATGGCCCGAGACCGCGGACAGCCGCCCAAGAACGACAAGGCCACGGTGGTGTTGACCATCCGCGACGAGAATGACAACGTGCCCACCATCGACATCCGTAAGATCGGGCGCATCCCGCTGCGCGACGGGGTGGCCAGCGTGGCCGAGGACGTCCTGGTGGACACCCCCATCGCCCTGGTCCAGGTCTCGGACCGCGACGAAGGCGAGAACGGCGTGGTCACCTGCACCGTGGTGGGCGACGTGCCCTTCCAGCTCAAGCCGGCCAGCGAAGGGGAGGGCGAGCCGCAGAACAAGCGCAAGTACTTCCTGCACACCTCGGCCCCGCTCGACTACGAGGCCCTGCGGGATTACAACGTGGTCATCGTGGCCGTCGACTCCGGCAGCCCCAGCCTCTCCAGCAACAACTCGCTGCTGGTCCGGGTGGCGGATACCAACGACAACCCGCCCATCTTCAGCCAGCCCGTGTTGGAAGTGCCCTTCCCGGAGAACAACGCCCCGGGCGAGCGGGTGGCTACCGTGCTAGCCACCGACGCGGACAGTGGCAAGAACGCGGAGTTGGCTTACTCCTTGGAGCCCTCGCCGCTGGCGGCCGAGGCGCCCCCGGGGCTCTTTACCATCGACCCGGATTCGGGCGACGTGCGCGTGCAGGCCGTGTTGGATCGCGAGCAGCGGGACACCTACGAGTTCCAAGTCACGGCCCGCGACAAGGGGTTGCCTTCCCTGCAGGGCTCGGCCCTGGTGGTGGTGAGAGTGGCCGACCGGAACGATAACGAGCCCCGCTTCATGCAGGACGTCTTCACTTTCTACGTCAAGGAGAACCTGCAACCCAACAGCCCCGTGGGGATGGTGACCGTGATGGATGCCGACAAAGGGCGCAACGCTCAGCTCACCTTGGCTATCCAACCCGGCGCTCAAGAACCCGGATCCGGCGCTGCCGACCCGGGCATCTTCTCCATCGAGAACGACACGGGCACCATCTACTCCACGGTTTCTTTCGACCGCGAGCTTCAAACCAGCTACACTTTCCGCGTGAAAGCCGTGGACGGGGGCGAGCCGGCTCTCTCGGCCACGGCCACCGTCTCGCTCTTCGTCATGGACGAGAACGACAACGCGCCGACCGTCACCTCGCCGGCGAACAGCTCCATCAGCCTCCTGCCGCCTTCCAGCGTCCCTCGTTACGTGGTGGCTACCGTGCAGGCCCGGGACGCCGACGCCGGCCAAAACGCCGAGCTGACTTACAACCTGGTGGGCGGCAACCCTTTTAAACTCTTCGAGATCGACCCGTCCAGCGGGGTGGTTTCGCTGGTGGCCAAGCTGGCTCCCAAACACTACGGCTTGCACCGTTTGGTGGTGCAGGTCAACGACAGCGGCCAACCGGCTCAAGCCACCACGGCTCTCCTCCACGTCTTCGTCAACGAGAGCTTGGCCAACGCCAGCGCGGTGGAGAGCCAAGTGGCGCGCAGTTTGCACACGCCGCTGGGCCGGGACATCGCCGGCGACCCAAGCTACGAGCTGAGCAAGCAGCGCTTGAGCATCGTGGTTGGGGTCGTGGCCGGCGTGATGGCCGTGGTGTtgttgattttggtggtggtcttGGCTCGCTACTGCCGCTCCAAGGGCAAGCACGGCGGCTACGAGGCGGGCAAGAAAGACCACGAGGATTTCTTCACGCCCCAGCCCCACGACAAGGCCAAGAAGCCCAAGAAAGACCGCAAGGGCAAAAAAGGAGGAGGCAAACAACCCCTCTACAGCAGCATCGTCACCGTCGAAGCCTCCAAGCCCAACGGGCAACGTTACGATAGCGTCCACGAGAAACTCTCCGCAGCCGACAGTCCGGCTTTGAGCCGTTACCGTTCGGTTAACGGCGGCCCGGGCAGCCCGGATTTGGCCCGGCATTATAAATCCAGCTCGCCTTTACCCACCGTGCAGCTTCACCCTCAGTCGCCCACCGCCGGGAAAAAGCACCAAGCTGTGCAGGACCTGCCGCCGGCGAACACCTTCGTGGGGGCGGGGGACAACATTTCCATCGGATCGGACCACTGCTCGGAGTACAGCTGTCAGGCCAGCAGCAAGTACAGCAAGCAG
- the PCDH7 gene encoding protocadherin-7 isoform X6, with protein MWKMPALLGLVQPRYCYRCCRCCCWFLLLLSPPFWISLAAAKQVLRYRLAEEGPADIRIGNVASDLGIVTGSGEVTFSLESGSEYLKIDNMTGELSTTERRIDREKLPQCQMIFDENECFLDFEVSVIGPSQSWVDLFEGRVIILDINDNTPTFPSPVLTLTVEENRPVGTLYLLPTATDRDFGRNGIDRYELLQEPGGDAGRRGAGAPAAASATDGALYPGGGKRRLETDGQARSSVFELQVADTPDGEKQPQLIVKGALDREQRDSYELSLRVRDGGEPARSSQAILRVLITDVNDNSPRFEKSVYEADLAENSSPGTPILQLRAADADAGVNGQIEYVFGAATESVRRLLRLDESSGWLSVLHRIDREEVSQLRFTVMARDRGQPPKNDKATVVLTIRDENDNVPTIDIRKIGRIPLRDGVASVAEDVLVDTPIALVQVSDRDEGENGVVTCTVVGDVPFQLKPASEGEGEPQNKRKYFLHTSAPLDYEALRDYNVVIVAVDSGSPSLSSNNSLLVRVADTNDNPPIFSQPVLEVPFPENNAPGERVATVLATDADSGKNAELAYSLEPSPLAAEAPPGLFTIDPDSGDVRVQAVLDREQRDTYEFQVTARDKGLPSLQGSALVVVRVADRNDNEPRFMQDVFTFYVKENLQPNSPVGMVTVMDADKGRNAQLTLAIQPGAQEPGSGAADPGIFSIENDTGTIYSTVSFDRELQTSYTFRVKAVDGGEPALSATATVSLFVMDENDNAPTVTSPANSSISLLPPSSVPRYVVATVQARDADAGQNAELTYNLVGGNPFKLFEIDPSSGVVSLVAKLAPKHYGLHRLVVQVNDSGQPAQATTALLHVFVNESLANASAVESQVARSLHTPLGRDIAGDPSYELSKQRLSIVVGVVAGVMAVVLLILVVVLARYCRSKGKHGGYEAGKKDHEDFFTPQPHDKAKKPKKDRKGKKGGGKQPLYSSIVTVEASKPNGQRYDSVHEKLSAADSPALSRYRSVNGGPGSPDLARHYKSSSPLPTVQLHPQSPTAGKKHQAVQDLPPANTFVGAGDNISIGSDHCSEYSCQASSKYSKQPFRRVTFSVVSQPQDPHQGSLQSCYDSGLEESETPSSKSSSGPRLGALPLPEDNYERTTPDGSVGEAEHMENGSSTLLM; from the coding sequence ATGTGGAAGATGCCGGCGCTTCTGGGTTTGGTGCAACCTCGCTACTGCTACCGCTGCTGCCGTTGCTGCTGCTGGTTCCTGCTGCTGTTGTCGCCGCCGTTTTGGATCAGCCTGGCGGCCGCCAAGCAAGTCTTGAGATACCGCTTAGCCGAAGAAGGACCGGCCGATATCCGGATCGGGAATGTGGCTTCGGATCTCGGCATCGTCACCGGCTCGGGCGAGGTAACGTTCAGCTTGGAATCCGGCTCGGAATACTTGAAGATCGACAACATGACGGGCGAGCTGAGCACCACGGAGCGGCGCATCGACCGCGAGAAGCTGCCGCAGTGTCAAATGATTTTCGACGAGAACGAATGCTTCCTGGACTTCGAGGTGTCGGTGATCGGGCCCTCGCAGAGCTGGGTCGACCTCTTCGAGGGTCGGGTCATCATCCTGGACATCAATGACAACACGCCGACTTTCCCTTCCCCGGTGTTGACCCTCACCGTCGAGGAGAACCGTCCGGTGGGCACCCTCTACCTGCTCCCTACCGCCACCGACCGCGACTTCGGGCGCAACGGCATCGATCGTTACGAACTGCTCCAGGAGCCCGGCGGGGACGCCGGCAGGCGAGGCGCCGGGGCCCCCGCCGCCGCTTCCGCCACCGACGGGGCCCTCTATCCCGGCGGAGGCAAGCGGAGGCTAGAGACAGACGGCCAGGCTCGGAGTAGCGTCTTCGAGCTGCAGGTGGCCGACACGCCGGACGGCGAGAAACAGCCGCAGCTGATCGTCAAAGGGGCTTTGGATCGCGAGCAGAGGGACTCTTACGAGCTCAGCTTGCGGGTGAGGGACGGGGGCGAGCCGGCGCGCTCCTCGCAGGCCATCCTCCGCGTGCTGATTACCGACGTGAACGACAACAGCCCCCGCTTCGAGAAGAGCGTCTACGAGGCGGACCTGGCGGAGAACAGCAGCCCGGGCACGCCGATCCTCCAGCTGCGGGCGGCCGACGCCGACGCCGGGGTCAACGGCCAGATCGAGTATGTCTTCGGGGCGGCCACCGAGTCGGTGAGGCGCCTGCTGCGCCTGGACGAGTCGTCGGGCTGGCTCAGCGTCCTGCACCGCATCGACCGCGAGGAGGTGAGCCAGCTGCGCTTCACCGTCATGGCCCGAGACCGCGGACAGCCGCCCAAGAACGACAAGGCCACGGTGGTGTTGACCATCCGCGACGAGAATGACAACGTGCCCACCATCGACATCCGTAAGATCGGGCGCATCCCGCTGCGCGACGGGGTGGCCAGCGTGGCCGAGGACGTCCTGGTGGACACCCCCATCGCCCTGGTCCAGGTCTCGGACCGCGACGAAGGCGAGAACGGCGTGGTCACCTGCACCGTGGTGGGCGACGTGCCCTTCCAGCTCAAGCCGGCCAGCGAAGGGGAGGGCGAGCCGCAGAACAAGCGCAAGTACTTCCTGCACACCTCGGCCCCGCTCGACTACGAGGCCCTGCGGGATTACAACGTGGTCATCGTGGCCGTCGACTCCGGCAGCCCCAGCCTCTCCAGCAACAACTCGCTGCTGGTCCGGGTGGCGGATACCAACGACAACCCGCCCATCTTCAGCCAGCCCGTGTTGGAAGTGCCCTTCCCGGAGAACAACGCCCCGGGCGAGCGGGTGGCTACCGTGCTAGCCACCGACGCGGACAGTGGCAAGAACGCGGAGTTGGCTTACTCCTTGGAGCCCTCGCCGCTGGCGGCCGAGGCGCCCCCGGGGCTCTTTACCATCGACCCGGATTCGGGCGACGTGCGCGTGCAGGCCGTGTTGGATCGCGAGCAGCGGGACACCTACGAGTTCCAAGTCACGGCCCGCGACAAGGGGTTGCCTTCCCTGCAGGGCTCGGCCCTGGTGGTGGTGAGAGTGGCCGACCGGAACGATAACGAGCCCCGCTTCATGCAGGACGTCTTCACTTTCTACGTCAAGGAGAACCTGCAACCCAACAGCCCCGTGGGGATGGTGACCGTGATGGATGCCGACAAAGGGCGCAACGCTCAGCTCACCTTGGCTATCCAACCCGGCGCTCAAGAACCCGGATCCGGCGCTGCCGACCCGGGCATCTTCTCCATCGAGAACGACACGGGCACCATCTACTCCACGGTTTCTTTCGACCGCGAGCTTCAAACCAGCTACACTTTCCGCGTGAAAGCCGTGGACGGGGGCGAGCCGGCTCTCTCGGCCACGGCCACCGTCTCGCTCTTCGTCATGGACGAGAACGACAACGCGCCGACCGTCACCTCGCCGGCGAACAGCTCCATCAGCCTCCTGCCGCCTTCCAGCGTCCCTCGTTACGTGGTGGCTACCGTGCAGGCCCGGGACGCCGACGCCGGCCAAAACGCCGAGCTGACTTACAACCTGGTGGGCGGCAACCCTTTTAAACTCTTCGAGATCGACCCGTCCAGCGGGGTGGTTTCGCTGGTGGCCAAGCTGGCTCCCAAACACTACGGCTTGCACCGTTTGGTGGTGCAGGTCAACGACAGCGGCCAACCGGCTCAAGCCACCACGGCTCTCCTCCACGTCTTCGTCAACGAGAGCTTGGCCAACGCCAGCGCGGTGGAGAGCCAAGTGGCGCGCAGTTTGCACACGCCGCTGGGCCGGGACATCGCCGGCGACCCAAGCTACGAGCTGAGCAAGCAGCGCTTGAGCATCGTGGTTGGGGTCGTGGCCGGCGTGATGGCCGTGGTGTtgttgattttggtggtggtcttGGCTCGCTACTGCCGCTCCAAGGGCAAGCACGGCGGCTACGAGGCGGGCAAGAAAGACCACGAGGATTTCTTCACGCCCCAGCCCCACGACAAGGCCAAGAAGCCCAAGAAAGACCGCAAGGGCAAAAAAGGAGGAGGCAAACAACCCCTCTACAGCAGCATCGTCACCGTCGAAGCCTCCAAGCCCAACGGGCAACGTTACGATAGCGTCCACGAGAAACTCTCCGCAGCCGACAGTCCGGCTTTGAGCCGTTACCGTTCGGTTAACGGCGGCCCGGGCAGCCCGGATTTGGCCCGGCATTATAAATCCAGCTCGCCTTTACCCACCGTGCAGCTTCACCCTCAGTCGCCCACCGCCGGGAAAAAGCACCAAGCTGTGCAGGACCTGCCGCCGGCGAACACCTTCGTGGGGGCGGGGGACAACATTTCCATCGGATCGGACCACTGCTCGGAGTACAGCTGTCAGGCCAGCAGCAAGTACAGCAAGCAG
- the PCDH7 gene encoding protocadherin-7 isoform X4, with protein MWKMPALLGLVQPRYCYRCCRCCCWFLLLLSPPFWISLAAAKQVLRYRLAEEGPADIRIGNVASDLGIVTGSGEVTFSLESGSEYLKIDNMTGELSTTERRIDREKLPQCQMIFDENECFLDFEVSVIGPSQSWVDLFEGRVIILDINDNTPTFPSPVLTLTVEENRPVGTLYLLPTATDRDFGRNGIDRYELLQEPGGDAGRRGAGAPAAASATDGALYPGGGKRRLETDGQARSSVFELQVADTPDGEKQPQLIVKGALDREQRDSYELSLRVRDGGEPARSSQAILRVLITDVNDNSPRFEKSVYEADLAENSSPGTPILQLRAADADAGVNGQIEYVFGAATESVRRLLRLDESSGWLSVLHRIDREEVSQLRFTVMARDRGQPPKNDKATVVLTIRDENDNVPTIDIRKIGRIPLRDGVASVAEDVLVDTPIALVQVSDRDEGENGVVTCTVVGDVPFQLKPASEGEGEPQNKRKYFLHTSAPLDYEALRDYNVVIVAVDSGSPSLSSNNSLLVRVADTNDNPPIFSQPVLEVPFPENNAPGERVATVLATDADSGKNAELAYSLEPSPLAAEAPPGLFTIDPDSGDVRVQAVLDREQRDTYEFQVTARDKGLPSLQGSALVVVRVADRNDNEPRFMQDVFTFYVKENLQPNSPVGMVTVMDADKGRNAQLTLAIQPGAQEPGSGAADPGIFSIENDTGTIYSTVSFDRELQTSYTFRVKAVDGGEPALSATATVSLFVMDENDNAPTVTSPANSSISLLPPSSVPRYVVATVQARDADAGQNAELTYNLVGGNPFKLFEIDPSSGVVSLVAKLAPKHYGLHRLVVQVNDSGQPAQATTALLHVFVNESLANASAVESQVARSLHTPLGRDIAGDPSYELSKQRLSIVVGVVAGVMAVVLLILVVVLARYCRSKGKHGGYEAGKKDHEDFFTPQPHDKAKKPKKDRKGKKGGGKQPLYSSIVTVEASKPNGQRYDSVHEKLSAADSPALSRYRSVNGGPGSPDLARHYKSSSPLPTVQLHPQSPTAGKKHQAVQDLPPANTFVGAGDNISIGSDHCSEYSCQASSKYSKQPFRRVTFSVVSQPQDPHQGSLQSCYDSGLEESETPSSKSSSGPRLGALPLPEDNYERTTPDGSVGEAEHMENGRRRSNLCEEKPEEIEAVAFTLKVCL; from the coding sequence ATGTGGAAGATGCCGGCGCTTCTGGGTTTGGTGCAACCTCGCTACTGCTACCGCTGCTGCCGTTGCTGCTGCTGGTTCCTGCTGCTGTTGTCGCCGCCGTTTTGGATCAGCCTGGCGGCCGCCAAGCAAGTCTTGAGATACCGCTTAGCCGAAGAAGGACCGGCCGATATCCGGATCGGGAATGTGGCTTCGGATCTCGGCATCGTCACCGGCTCGGGCGAGGTAACGTTCAGCTTGGAATCCGGCTCGGAATACTTGAAGATCGACAACATGACGGGCGAGCTGAGCACCACGGAGCGGCGCATCGACCGCGAGAAGCTGCCGCAGTGTCAAATGATTTTCGACGAGAACGAATGCTTCCTGGACTTCGAGGTGTCGGTGATCGGGCCCTCGCAGAGCTGGGTCGACCTCTTCGAGGGTCGGGTCATCATCCTGGACATCAATGACAACACGCCGACTTTCCCTTCCCCGGTGTTGACCCTCACCGTCGAGGAGAACCGTCCGGTGGGCACCCTCTACCTGCTCCCTACCGCCACCGACCGCGACTTCGGGCGCAACGGCATCGATCGTTACGAACTGCTCCAGGAGCCCGGCGGGGACGCCGGCAGGCGAGGCGCCGGGGCCCCCGCCGCCGCTTCCGCCACCGACGGGGCCCTCTATCCCGGCGGAGGCAAGCGGAGGCTAGAGACAGACGGCCAGGCTCGGAGTAGCGTCTTCGAGCTGCAGGTGGCCGACACGCCGGACGGCGAGAAACAGCCGCAGCTGATCGTCAAAGGGGCTTTGGATCGCGAGCAGAGGGACTCTTACGAGCTCAGCTTGCGGGTGAGGGACGGGGGCGAGCCGGCGCGCTCCTCGCAGGCCATCCTCCGCGTGCTGATTACCGACGTGAACGACAACAGCCCCCGCTTCGAGAAGAGCGTCTACGAGGCGGACCTGGCGGAGAACAGCAGCCCGGGCACGCCGATCCTCCAGCTGCGGGCGGCCGACGCCGACGCCGGGGTCAACGGCCAGATCGAGTATGTCTTCGGGGCGGCCACCGAGTCGGTGAGGCGCCTGCTGCGCCTGGACGAGTCGTCGGGCTGGCTCAGCGTCCTGCACCGCATCGACCGCGAGGAGGTGAGCCAGCTGCGCTTCACCGTCATGGCCCGAGACCGCGGACAGCCGCCCAAGAACGACAAGGCCACGGTGGTGTTGACCATCCGCGACGAGAATGACAACGTGCCCACCATCGACATCCGTAAGATCGGGCGCATCCCGCTGCGCGACGGGGTGGCCAGCGTGGCCGAGGACGTCCTGGTGGACACCCCCATCGCCCTGGTCCAGGTCTCGGACCGCGACGAAGGCGAGAACGGCGTGGTCACCTGCACCGTGGTGGGCGACGTGCCCTTCCAGCTCAAGCCGGCCAGCGAAGGGGAGGGCGAGCCGCAGAACAAGCGCAAGTACTTCCTGCACACCTCGGCCCCGCTCGACTACGAGGCCCTGCGGGATTACAACGTGGTCATCGTGGCCGTCGACTCCGGCAGCCCCAGCCTCTCCAGCAACAACTCGCTGCTGGTCCGGGTGGCGGATACCAACGACAACCCGCCCATCTTCAGCCAGCCCGTGTTGGAAGTGCCCTTCCCGGAGAACAACGCCCCGGGCGAGCGGGTGGCTACCGTGCTAGCCACCGACGCGGACAGTGGCAAGAACGCGGAGTTGGCTTACTCCTTGGAGCCCTCGCCGCTGGCGGCCGAGGCGCCCCCGGGGCTCTTTACCATCGACCCGGATTCGGGCGACGTGCGCGTGCAGGCCGTGTTGGATCGCGAGCAGCGGGACACCTACGAGTTCCAAGTCACGGCCCGCGACAAGGGGTTGCCTTCCCTGCAGGGCTCGGCCCTGGTGGTGGTGAGAGTGGCCGACCGGAACGATAACGAGCCCCGCTTCATGCAGGACGTCTTCACTTTCTACGTCAAGGAGAACCTGCAACCCAACAGCCCCGTGGGGATGGTGACCGTGATGGATGCCGACAAAGGGCGCAACGCTCAGCTCACCTTGGCTATCCAACCCGGCGCTCAAGAACCCGGATCCGGCGCTGCCGACCCGGGCATCTTCTCCATCGAGAACGACACGGGCACCATCTACTCCACGGTTTCTTTCGACCGCGAGCTTCAAACCAGCTACACTTTCCGCGTGAAAGCCGTGGACGGGGGCGAGCCGGCTCTCTCGGCCACGGCCACCGTCTCGCTCTTCGTCATGGACGAGAACGACAACGCGCCGACCGTCACCTCGCCGGCGAACAGCTCCATCAGCCTCCTGCCGCCTTCCAGCGTCCCTCGTTACGTGGTGGCTACCGTGCAGGCCCGGGACGCCGACGCCGGCCAAAACGCCGAGCTGACTTACAACCTGGTGGGCGGCAACCCTTTTAAACTCTTCGAGATCGACCCGTCCAGCGGGGTGGTTTCGCTGGTGGCCAAGCTGGCTCCCAAACACTACGGCTTGCACCGTTTGGTGGTGCAGGTCAACGACAGCGGCCAACCGGCTCAAGCCACCACGGCTCTCCTCCACGTCTTCGTCAACGAGAGCTTGGCCAACGCCAGCGCGGTGGAGAGCCAAGTGGCGCGCAGTTTGCACACGCCGCTGGGCCGGGACATCGCCGGCGACCCAAGCTACGAGCTGAGCAAGCAGCGCTTGAGCATCGTGGTTGGGGTCGTGGCCGGCGTGATGGCCGTGGTGTtgttgattttggtggtggtcttGGCTCGCTACTGCCGCTCCAAGGGCAAGCACGGCGGCTACGAGGCGGGCAAGAAAGACCACGAGGATTTCTTCACGCCCCAGCCCCACGACAAGGCCAAGAAGCCCAAGAAAGACCGCAAGGGCAAAAAAGGAGGAGGCAAACAACCCCTCTACAGCAGCATCGTCACCGTCGAAGCCTCCAAGCCCAACGGGCAACGTTACGATAGCGTCCACGAGAAACTCTCCGCAGCCGACAGTCCGGCTTTGAGCCGTTACCGTTCGGTTAACGGCGGCCCGGGCAGCCCGGATTTGGCCCGGCATTATAAATCCAGCTCGCCTTTACCCACCGTGCAGCTTCACCCTCAGTCGCCCACCGCCGGGAAAAAGCACCAAGCTGTGCAGGACCTGCCGCCGGCGAACACCTTCGTGGGGGCGGGGGACAACATTTCCATCGGATCGGACCACTGCTCGGAGTACAGCTGTCAGGCCAGCAGCAAGTACAGCAAGCAG